Proteins found in one Ptychodera flava strain L36383 chromosome 3, AS_Pfla_20210202, whole genome shotgun sequence genomic segment:
- the LOC139129667 gene encoding aldo-keto reductase 1B-like isoform X4, giving the protein MERLVDEGTVKSIGVSNFNHKQVERILQIARYKPVANQVEVHPYFPRAKLIEWSKANDIIVIGYSPFGAPYRPWKTEKDPVCPLEHTMVKLLADKYQRTPAQILLRLSLDRGCAVIPKSQTPARMKENLEALDFQMTPDDIKVLEELDCNWKIAEFVWEKLQGHPHYPFNEEF; this is encoded by the exons ATGGAACGGTTGGTGGACGAGGGAACAGTAAAGTCTATAGGAGTGTCTAACTTCAACCACAAACAAGTCGAACGAATACTGCAAATTGCGAGGTACAAGCCTGTCGCTAATCAG GTTGAAGTTCACCCATACTTTCCACGTGCCAAACTGATAGAATGGTCCAAAGCAAATGATATAATAGTGATTGGATACAGCCCATTTGGAGCGCCATATCGACCTTG GAAAACAGAGAAGGACCCCGTCTGTCCACTGGAACACACAATGGTTAAATTGCTGGCGGACAAATACCAGAGAACCCCCGCCCAAATTTTGTTAAGGCTGTCATTGGATCGCGGTTGTGCAGTAATACCGAAAAGTCAAACACCAGCGAGAATGAAAGAGAACTTGGAG GCGCTGGACTTTCAAATGACACCAGATGACATCAAGGTACTCGAAGAACTTGATTGCAACTGGAAGATTGCGGAATTCGTATGGGAAAA GCTGCAAGGTCATCCACATTATCCATTCAATGAGGAATTCTGA
- the LOC139129668 gene encoding medium-chain acyl-CoA ligase ACSF2, mitochondrial-like — MAAHILATTSKLTQSYYHTPSHRRFCGKTLSQLFDLTSDAYPQREAITYYSKDGDVKRLSFETLRRQVDRFAKGLMTLGLQKGEKLGILVGRRYEYIVVYFGATKAGLIAVRLQTLLKADQIKYQINKVGCDMLVIDSDNLTTIRELLPEVEGVSVPCCRQPLPSVRFFINIDAAETKGACLALNTVFSMSSDHLKESELQNEVQQDDPCIIVFSSGSTGKPKAIVHSHRAISECAITMADERSAYNDDQPGCHLCSVPCYSTALDGTMAPVVAAGDRLVLTESPDIDTLLKVIRLERCSSAMLYPLLAFEIANKKGEGVDLTSIKQAFVGGNTLQPDTLAKLRKLLTPNIIIGYGSTETIVVTLHCKGDPIDEKKWIVGRPVPHSEIKIVDDQFRTVPINTEGEINVRSPYIFQCYLGDKELTKAVKTESGWFKTGDAGIMLDDGRLQVLGRKDDCIIKDARNVYPSEIERYLSGHPKVKTCLAVAVPDQKVINEICLCLVLKPETECTEEEVFEVMREHLDEFLIPRYVLFFESFPVTDTGKIKRNEVMRMATERLHLENR; from the coding sequence ATGGCAGCTCATATTCTTGCAACAACTTCAAAACTGACTCAAAGTTACTACCATACGCCAAGTCACCGGCGATTCTGCGGGAAGACTTTAAGTCAACTATTTGATTTAACCAGCGATGCGTATCCGCAGAGAGAAGCAATAACATATTATTCAAAGGATGGTGACGTCAAACGTTTATCGTTCGAGACACTGAGGCGTCAGGTGGATAGATTTGCTAAGGGACTTATGACTCTCGGTCTACAAAAGGGCGAGAAGCTGGGAATACTTGTTGGCAGAAGATACGAGTACATCGTGGTCTATTTTGGTGCCACGAAAGCAGGTCTCATCGCTGTCCGCCTCCAGACGTTATTAAAGGCTGATCagataaaatatcaaatcaacaaAGTCGGCTGTGATATGCTGGTCATTGACAGCGATAATCTAACCACCATCCGAGAATTACTTCCAGAAGTTGAGGGTGTAAGTGTACCATGCTGCCGGCAGCCTCTTCCGAGTGTTcgttttttcatcaatattgatGCTGCAGAGACGAAAGGGGCATGCCTTGCCCTAAATACCGTTTTCTCAATGTCATCAGATCATTTGAAAGAGTCAGAGCTACAAAATGAAGTTCAGCAAGATGACCCATGTATCATCGTCTTCAGTTCTGGCAGTACTGGAAAGCCAAAAGCCATTGTGCACTCGCATCGCGCCATTTCTGAATGTGCCATAACCATGGCTGATGAAAGATCAGCCTATAATGATGATCAGCCCGGTTGTCATCTATGTTCAGTGCCCTGCTATAGCACTGCACTTGACGGAACTATGGCCCCCGTGGTTGCAGCTGGCGATAGGCTTGTACTGACTGAGTCACCAGATATTGATACACTTCTAAAAGTAATAAGACTCGAACGATGCTCATCTGCAATGCTTTACCCTCTGCTTGCCTTTGAGATAGCGAACAAAAAGGGTGAAGGTGTTGATTTAACATCCATCAAACAAGCATTCGTTGGAGGTAATACTTTGCAACCAGATACTCTAGCAAAACTAAGGAAACTTCTCACACCTAATATAATCATTGGTTACGGATCCACTGAAACTATTGTTGTCACGCTTCACTGCAAAGGCGACCCAATTGATGAGAAGAAATGGATAGTGGGGCGACCAGTTCCACATTCGGAAATCAAGATTGTTGACGATCAGTTTCGAACAGTACCTATAAATACTGAGGGCGAAATCAATGTACGCAGTCCATATATCTTCCAATGCTACCTTGGTGACAAAGAGCTGACAAAAGCTGTGAAAACAGAATCGGGATGGTTTAAGACTGGAGATGCTGGAATCATGCTTGACGATGGAAGGCTTCAAGTACTGGGGAGGAAAGACGACTGCATTATAAAGGATGCCAGAAATGTCTATCCTTCTGAAATCGAGCGTTATCTTTCTGGTCACCCTAAAGTGAAAACTTGTCTGGCAGTGGCAGTTCCTGACCAAAAAGTGATTAACGAGATATGTTTGTGTCTGGTGTTGAAACCAGAAACGGAGTGTACAGAAGAGGAAGTCTTTGAAGTAATGAGGGAACATTTGGACGAATTCCTAATTCCTCGATACGTTTTGTTTTTTGAGAGTTTTCCAGTCACTGATACCGGGAAAATTAAACGTAATGAAGTGATGAGAATGGCAACCGAGAGATTACATCTGGAGAATCGATAG